A stretch of DNA from Parabacteroides pacaensis:
CAAATAGAGAATCATAATCGATTAGTTTAACCCTTTTGGAATCAGTAACTAATATATTACCATGCTGCAAATCGCCATGTGAAATATGGACTTTATGTAAATCAGAGAAAAGTGCAAGGAATGTTTGTGCTAATTCTATAATCTTGCTATTCTTGGTTTGGCAATCGACATTAGAATGAACCAGATTGTCAATATAGTCTTTTAAGGTAAGACCTTCACCCCAATCCATCAAAACAGCATCTAACTTAATCCCATTGTCAAATCTTATTGCATTGCTAATATATTCATATTCAACAAAATAATCAAGTTGGGTGTTTTGGGAGAGATAACTTGATATCTGGGCTGTTCGTTTCTTTATTTCAGGAATCTCCTTATGCCATATTCTTAATGCCTTCTTATCCCTACCATTTGTAAAAGGGAAGACTATGCTAAAGCCTCCTGGATACTGTTCTGGTCCAAGAAGACCTGGGATTGGATTATATCCATCAAGCCGATTCACCAAGATGTTTCTTGGGTCAGATATCGTATTTTTAATCTCTTCTATTGAAGGTAACATCATTGATTGCGATATTTGTCCTTTCTGCTATCAACATCTGTCTTATTGACATTAACAATAGGACGAGGTCCTGCTGTTCCGCTGTATCCCGGCTTAACATTTGCACCCAACTCTTTGAGTAAATCTTTTAATGAATCTCCATCAATTGTAGTTGGAGTAGTATCTTGTTCTCCATAAATTGATTTCTTTTTTGATTTAGCTGTACCAGGGATTGGTTTTAATAAAGACAAGTTGGTTGTATTAAGATAATCAACAAGTATAATTAGTAGAGTTTTCAGTTCCGAGATAATCTTAAGTTCTTCGGGATCTGTTGATGTAACACCAACTAGCTGTTGAAATAAAGGACAAGTTACTGAACCTAAATCATTTTCAGAACATTTACCGATTCCCATTGTATCATTTACGATGCACTCAAAATCCTTTTCTGTGAATAAGAAACTAAAGTTATCAATCTCTTCCTCATCATCAGGCCATAGTTCGGGCTTTAATGACAGTGCTAAAAGTCCAGAGTAGATAATTAATTCTGAAAAATAGTCATCGTATGCACTTGCTTCTGTACATGATCCCTTACGGATAGGGTGTTGGTAACCAGTTAACCCACTTGTAATTTGTGTCTCTCCGCTAATTGTTGGGACAAACACAGAGTCATAATCAACTAGTTTAATTGATAAATCATCTTTAATTACAACATTTCCATGTTGTAAATCTCCATGCGATATACCTGCTTGATGTAAGTATTTAAACATCGTTTTGAAGTTCGTTGCAAGTTCTCGCATTTTTCTCTTAAACTCTAATGTTGAGTCGTTCTCTTTTGAATTGGTAATAAAATCATGAAGATTATCACCCTCTACCCAATCCATTCGTACTGTATCAACTGTTTGTGTACCATCTTCTTCTTCGACAGTTAATCCCCCTTGCACATAATCAAATTCTACGAAGTAGGGTGAATTTAGTGATTTTAGATAGTTCGCAATTTTATTTGTACGATCTTTAATTCCTGGGATCTCTTTGTGCCATACTCTAAAAGCATATTTATGTCCATTAGAATTTTCCAATGGGAAAACGACTCCAAATCCTCCTGGGTAAAACATTGGTCCCAAAAGTCCAGAAATAGGTTTATAACCATTTAATTTAGAATCATGAATGTTGGTTACATAATGATTCTCTATACTAGTCTTTATTGACTCGATTGTTGGTAGTGGCATAATATTTTGATTTTAATAATTATTTCATATCACTAAACGATTTCCATATTGAGCGCGAATTTACAGCCTTTCTATAATTCTTTTTCTTGGTTTCAATGTCATATGGAATAACAGTTCCCTCATTGCTATATTCACCAACAAACAACTCTATAAGCATCCTTTGATGAGCCTCTCTGAGGTAAGTTATATTTCCGTTTGTTAAATTTGTTGATATAATTTCTTCACCTAAACTATTAAGTATTTGGTACTCTCCTTGGGTAGAAGTTTGGAACATCATTAGTATTGCTTTTTGTAAGTAGCACTGGTCCCCTTCTTTATAAAGCCTAACAAATTCTGAATAGACATTTAAGGTGTCATACAATTGTTTGTTTAGTTCGATTAATTTATCCTCTTTAGCTTTCTCCATCATCTTACGAACTTCATCAAAAGACAATACACCTTTGTTTAAATTACTATGATAATACTCAAAGTCGTTTTGCGGTAGTACATTAGTTTCTAATGTATCTGGAGAAATATTCTCTTTAACAAATGTTTGAGGATTATCTTGAATGTTATCTTCTCCTTTCTCTGAAGCGCAACCACGTATAATCCATGTAAAGCAAATTAGCAAAAATATAATAGCCAAACATATATATATAGCTTTTTTATTTCGCTTAATTTCACGAATCATTTTTGCAAGGTCCAAGAATGATATTATGTTATACTTTTCTGTATTCTGTTGAATTATAACTAATTCTGCGGTGTCTTTATTAAATAAAACTTTATTGTATGATTGCTGAGACTGAATTTTTCTTAGCAATTTATTGTATTCTTCGTTGTTATTTAATGACAGTAACAAGTTTATCGTTTGGGATTGATTTGATTTATAATTATTTATAAACCAATTTGCTAAGTCTCTGCTCATTATAAAACAGATACAATCTTTTAATGATTTTTCACCATTGATTGGCCATCCAATAAATGTTAAATCATTATATAAACAATGGCAAGGTTGGGATAAATCTAACCTACCATTGTGATCAATCATAGAGCAATATGCATGTAGTTTCTTGCTACGTTTATTATATATAAACAAGAAACTATCGCCAAGCATATTATACTTTATTTTGTTTTTCTCTATTTGGATAGAAATAAATGAAGAACCTGATTTTCTATTTTTTTCATATTGGTTGTCTAAAATAAATTGTTTTTCAGGAGAAAGCGTACTCTTAAATTTCGAGAGTTCACTATTAAATCTAGAACAGGCAGCATTAAGAAAAGACAAATCCGACCAAGATTTTCTAATGAAGTTAGTAGGGCTCTTTCTAAATTCATCACATAATAATGTGGACCAGACATTGGGCGTGTATGTGTTCTGTACCCCTGTTACAAACAGGAGACTATCTTTATTTGCAATTTCCGTATGGCATCTGACTTGTAATGGGTCAGATTGAACTATGTCCGGGTTGAAATGTTGTATTGAATATGCCATAATCTTAAGTTTAATATGTGGAGCGTCAACAAACATGACGCTCCACATATTATTATTTATCTTGGTGTCATCGCCATAGAAGAAACACTAGAACCAAATTCAATAAATCTTACAAGAGTATCGCCGTTTGCATTTGCAATAAAGCCTTTTGCTCCTCGTGAAACACCTTCAAAACCCTTTGAATGTGCAACACGAATGAATTGGTCATTCATCTCGCTAGAAATATTGAACAAGAATGCTGCCTCGTCGCTACCACCAGTCTGAGAAATTGATCTTGGGAATCTTATTTCGTGACCATTTTCATCCATATGAATATTAAATAATATTACATTACCATCTGGAGTCATCATATTCATAATTTCATGTGCAGATGCAGTAGCATCATCTTCATCGTTTGGCATTCCATCGGTTATGTTAATGACTATTGGAGCTGGAATATCAGTTCCAGCAGCACTTCTATCATTTAGCCATTTTTCAAGGCAATCTTTTGCCATATCAAAACCTTCTGCCATAGGTGTGCCACCATATGAATCTGGTTCAATAATTAGAGAACCAGTAGACTTACACTGTTGCAAATCCACAACATAGTCAGTTGCCCAACCTTCTTTGAGAATGCAAACATCATGTTCGTTACCATAGCCAATAATGGTAATATATACACGATTCTTAACTTTTGTTCCGTTGATACAATTGTTAATAATCTCCTCTATCGCCTTGTGAACAGCTTCAGCTGCTTTCACTTCATTGGAACCACACATAGAACCAGATTGGTCTATGAGAAAGATGATATGTCCAGGACTCTTCTGTCCCCATTGTATAGAATAAGGCATAATATTATATTTTAATGATTAGTCATACCAGAACCAGAACCAAAACTAATAAGAGTCGTAATAGTGGCACCCTTAGCATTTACAGCCATACATTTAGAGCCTGCACAAACGCCTTCGATTCCTCTAACTTTTGCTGCATCTGCCATTTCATCTGACATGTCTGACGATAAATCATAAAGGAATTCGCCTTCTGGGCAACCGCTCAATACATTCTTGTCGCCAGGGAAAACAATTTCAACCCCCTCATCTGAAATATGAAGATTGAATAATGTAACATTACCATCAGAACCGCACAAAGATAAAAGTTCCTTAGCAGAGGTTGCTGCTCGATCCTTTGCTGTTGTTGAACCATCACATGGTTCTCCGTCAGTAATATTAATGATTACAGGGGCTGGGATTCCTAAATAAGAGCCATCGTCAACTTTCTCCTGGCAAGCCTCAAGCCAGCCTTCAAGGCACTCTTTTGCCAAGTCAAAAGCTTCTGCCATCGGAGTCCAACCACAAGCTTCTGCAGGAATGAATGTTCCACCATTAGACTTGATTGCCTGTAGCTCCGGA
This window harbors:
- a CDS encoding protein kinase domain-containing protein produces the protein MPLPTIESIKTSIENHYVTNIHDSKLNGYKPISGLLGPMFYPGGFGVVFPLENSNGHKYAFRVWHKEIPGIKDRTNKIANYLKSLNSPYFVEFDYVQGGLTVEEEDGTQTVDTVRMDWVEGDNLHDFITNSKENDSTLEFKRKMRELATNFKTMFKYLHQAGISHGDLQHGNVVIKDDLSIKLVDYDSVFVPTISGETQITSGLTGYQHPIRKGSCTEASAYDDYFSELIIYSGLLALSLKPELWPDDEEEIDNFSFLFTEKDFECIVNDTMGIGKCSENDLGSVTCPLFQQLVGVTSTDPEELKIISELKTLLIILVDYLNTTNLSLLKPIPGTAKSKKKSIYGEQDTTPTTIDGDSLKDLLKELGANVKPGYSGTAGPRPIVNVNKTDVDSRKDKYRNQ
- a CDS encoding vWA domain-containing protein; this encodes MPYSIQWGQKSPGHIIFLIDQSGSMCGSNEVKAAEAVHKAIEEIINNCINGTKVKNRVYITIIGYGNEHDVCILKEGWATDYVVDLQQCKSTGSLIIEPDSYGGTPMAEGFDMAKDCLEKWLNDRSAAGTDIPAPIVINITDGMPNDEDDATASAHEIMNMMTPDGNVILFNIHMDENGHEIRFPRSISQTGGSDEAAFLFNISSEMNDQFIRVAHSKGFEGVSRGAKGFIANANGDTLVRFIEFGSSVSSMAMTPR
- a CDS encoding vWA domain-containing protein, yielding MARLQWGQKTPGHLVFLIDQSTSMNVKDANGKTRAEKVVEAVQSAVIDCVNGCISGTNVKNRFFLTIIGYGGEPTPTVTTIKEDWAKNLIPELQAIKSNGGTFIPAEACGWTPMAEAFDLAKECLEGWLEACQEKVDDGSYLGIPAPVIINITDGEPCDGSTTAKDRAATSAKELLSLCGSDGNVTLFNLHISDEGVEIVFPGDKNVLSGCPEGEFLYDLSSDMSDEMADAAKVRGIEGVCAGSKCMAVNAKGATITTLISFGSGSGMTNH